Part of the Benincasa hispida cultivar B227 chromosome 12, ASM972705v1, whole genome shotgun sequence genome is shown below.
NNNNNNNNNNNNNNNNNNNNNNNNNNNNNNNNNNNNNNNNNNNNNNNNNNNNNNNNNNNNNNNNNNNNNNNNNNNNNNNNNNNNNNNNNNNNNNNNNNNNNNNNNNNNNNNNNNNNNNNNNNNNNNNNNNNNNNNNNNNNNNNNNNNNNNNNNNNNNNNNNNNNNNNNNNNNNNNNNNNNNNNNNNNNNNNNNNNNNNNNNNNNNNNNNNNNNNNNNNNNNNNNNNNNNNNNNNNNNNNNNNNNNNNNNNNNNNNNNNNNNNNNNNNNNNNNNNNNNNNNNNNNNNNNNNNNNNNNNNNNNNNNNNNNNNNNNNNNNNNNNNNNNNNNNNNNNNNNNNNNNNNNNNNNAACCACAAACAACAGAACTACCAGTTCAGAAGAAAATACCTCTACAAAGAATGAATCCCAGCAAGACTCAGAATCAAAGTCATCGCAACCTCCAGCTCCTAAAACACAGCAAGCAAAGGACCTCAATGAACAGCCAATTGAACAGGAAGTACGACGGGATCCTCAACCTTTCCCCTCTaggatgaaaaagaaagatagaaAATAATTCAAGAGGTTCTTGGATGTTCTCTGACAATTACATATCAACATTCCCTTAGTAGAAGCATTGGAACAAATGCCTAGCTAtgtgaaattcctcaaggaCATACTCACCAACAAGAGGAAGATTGGGGAGAATGAAACGGTCGCATTAACATATGAATGTAGTGCGCTTTTTCAGAACAACATCCCCACTAAAATGAAAGATCCAGGGAGTTTCACATTGCCATGCTTAATAGGGGGAAAAGAAGTCGGAAATGCACTGTGTGACTTAGGGGcaagtataaacttaatgcccttgttaatcttcaaaaagttaaatttcGGCAACGCAAGACCTACCACAGTTACGTTGCAATTGGCCGATAGATCATTAATGCATCCCGAGGGCAAAATAGAAGATGTACTTGTGCAAGTGGATAAGTTCATCTTCCCTACTGACTTTATCATATTGGATTATGAAGTTGATATTGAGgtgcctatcatcttgggtcacCCGTTTCTCGCAACAGGGTGAGCATTGATCGATGTACAGAAAGGAGAACTTACCATAAGGGTCGACGATCAACAAGTTAAATTCAACATTctcaatgcgttgaaatacCCAGGTGATATGGAAAATTATCAATATATTGGAGAACTGCAGGAAGAACATTGGCACGAGAAGAAGAATCAGAGGAAGAAGACTTTAGGATTGGCGCAATGTGGGAGGAAAATTGTGCTGCAATAcaaactaagccaaattttgaaacaatcaagttatctaaaatgaacaacgcaacgtattaagccatctttggaagaacCACCCATGTTAGAGTTGAAGGCTTTACCAGTGCActtcaaatatgtttatttggGAGGCAATAACACTTTACTGGTTATAATCTCTACCTCACTGAGCAAATAAAAGGAGGAAGCACTTATTCAGATCCTTAAGAACAATGCAAAAGCCTTGGGATGGACCTTAGCGGACATTCGAGGGATCAGTCCTtcatattgcatgcataagattcgacttgaagaaggaaaaacaggATCTATAGAGAGGCAACGCCGtttgaaccctgccatgaagGAGGTTGTGAAGAAAGAGATTGTGAAGTAGCTTGATGCAGGCGTCATTTACCCcatatctgatagcagctgaGTAAGCCCAGTACAATGCGTTCTAAGGAAAAGGGGTATGACAGTCGTCACCAACAGCAAAAATGAGTTAATTCCTACAAGGACAACCACGGGGTGGATAATATGTATAGATTACCACAAGTTAAATCTGGCCACAAAgaaggaccactttccactcccgtttattgatcaaatgttagatCGACTTATGGGGAATGAATTCGTTTGCTTCCTTGacggctattcagggtataaccaaattGCGATTGCACCGAAAAATCAAGATAAAACAActttcacgtgcccatttggcaCATTTGCATTCCGTCACATGCCATTTAGACTCTGTAATGCACCAGGTACCTTCCAAAGGTGTATAATGGCCATATTTTAGAtttcttggaggagtcagtcgaggtatttatggatgacttttcagtttttggcaacacttatgactcctgtttatcaaatcttgaaaaagtcttgaagagatgcattGAAACAAATCTTGTTCTGAACTGGGAGAAATTCCATTTcatggttgaagaaggaatcgtgctaggtcacaagatatcaaaggaaggattggaagttgatcaagcaAAAATTGACACAATATCCAAGTTACCACCACCAATCAATGtgaaaaaatttagaagttttCTGGGACATGAGGGGTTCTATCGAAGATTCATCTGCAACTTTTCTCAGATTGCAATACCCCTAAGTGTGCTCCTCGAGATTGATtgcaaatatgattttaatgataCATGCGCTGAAGCATTCCATACGTTGAAAAACGCGCTCATCACTGCACCTATTCTAGTTGCACTGGATGGGACACAACCGTTTGCGTGTGACGCCAGTGGATATGCAGTGGGCGCAGTCTTGAGTCAGTGCAAAGATAAGATTTTTCATCCTATCTATTATGTCAGCAAGACGTTGAATGATTCGCAggaaaattatacaaccacagagaaagaaatgctcgcagtggtgtttgcactggagaaatttCGACAGTACTTAATTGGATCAAATGTAGTGGTGTTACTGATCATTCTGCGATCAAATACCTTATGACGAAGAAGGATACGAAACCAAGACTGATAAGGTGGGTACTACTcctgcaagaatttgacctagagattAAAGATCGAAAGGGCACTGAGAACCAAGTCGCGGATCATTTATCACGGTTagaaaattgcgaggttcagaagaaagagaaagaaattgaagaaagattccctgatGAGCAACTTATGTCAGTATGCATTAATGTtccatggtatgcggacattgtaaacttcatagtttgTGGCCAAGTACCAGAAGACTACTCATACTAGTAGAAGAAGAAACTGAGACATGAAGTcaagttttatttctgggatgacCCCTTCTTGTATCGACTTGGACCTGATCATATTTTGCGTCGATGCGTTTTTTGAGCATGAGACTAAGCACATTTTAGAACTTTAtcatgagtccccttatggagaacattttggg
Proteins encoded:
- the LOC120067458 gene encoding uncharacterized protein LOC120067458, which encodes MPSYVKFLKDILTNKRKIGENETVALTYECSALFQNNIPTKMKDPGSFTLPCLIGGKEVGNALCDLGASINLMPLLIFKKLNFGNARPTTVTLQLADRSLMHPEGKIEDVLVQVDKFIFPTDFIILDYEVDIEEEALIQILKNNAKALGWTLADIRGISPSYCMHKIRLEEGKTGSIERQRRLNPAMKEVVKKEIVK